The nucleotide window CCCAAAGCCAGACTCCAATCCAAGTCATCATCAGTGCTTTGCCTCCATCCGCATATTCCAGCTTCAAAGCCACAGAGGGATTCCGGTTTGATGGTCACAATTGAAGGTCTAGCATGGGAAAATATTCCATGAAGAGACTTCAAGACACTACTTTTCATTTGCGGACTTGCTTTCAAAAAGCCAGCAGTGGTTTCTCCTGATTCGGACAATGACCTTTTACCAAGTATTTTTAGATCTGTTCTTAAGTGACCATCTGAAAGACCAACTCCATCTTTGTTACCAGAATGCCAATTGTCATTGATAGCCTGCTCAGGTATCCCAGTCCTTAGGAAAATAAAACTTGACTCACTCTTTTTCGAGtcagtgttttctttaaatttggtgGCTGCAATAGATATCTGTGATCCTGGTCTACTCAGATTTCCAAGAATGGTTGTGGTTTCTGAAGTATTGATGGCAGACTTGGTTTCCATGGTTGATTTACCCAAATTAGCATGACCTGTTTTTTGAGTTGTAGCAACATTGACTCTTTCTAAACTAAGGAATAAGCCAGaatctacatttttattagtttttattgatGTGCTCAGCAACTCTTTGATTTTCTCTTTAAGCTGAAACATACCAGCTGTAGTAGACACAATAGGAGAATCATGGGTTAGATTGCCGGAAGTCTGAACAGTGGGGTTCAGTGTATTCAACACATCTACTTTCAAACCTATGCTTGCTGTAGGCTCAAATGAAGGTTTTTCACTATATTTTTGGCTCCTGTTTTGTGCTGCTTTCTGTCTTGCAACCAAAGCTGCaaccaaattaaaaatgaatcctATTTTGTGTGAACTGAACTCCAGTTTTTGACTGTCCATAGTGGTGGAAACTGGATTGTGCTTGGGTTTGTGACTGTCAGAAAATGTTGGAGCTGAACTGCAGTTAGGTTCTTCAGTGGTAGAAGAGTTTAGAGCTAGACTAAGGTCATGTTCTTGAGTGTCAGAAGAGTTGAGAACTAGACTAAGGTCATGTTCTTGAGTGTCAGAAGAGTTGAGAACTAGACTAAGGTCATGTTCTTGAGTGTTAGAAGAGTTGAGAACTAGACTAAGGTCATGTTCTTGAGATTTAGAAGAGATGAGAGCTAGACCAAGATCAAGTTCTTGAGTAGTAGAAGAGACGAGAGCTATTCTAATCTCAGGTTCTTCAGTGACAGAAGAATGAGTAGCTGGACTGGGGTCAAATTCATTAGGAGTGGAAAAAGACCTGGCCGCGGAATTGAGGTCAGGTTTATAATTAGTAGAAAAGTCAGTAATTGGAGGAAACTCCAGTTTCTGAGTGACTAAAGAGTTGGAAGCTGAAGTGTATGCAGGTTCTTCTGTGGCAGAATAGCTAGAAGTTGAAATAAATCTAGATTCTTGTCTGGAGGTAGAAACGGTAATTGGAGTAGGGCCAATTTTGATTTCGTCATTTTGTTTCGTAGTTTCTGGGTCACACGGGAAAATTTGTGGAGGCGAAACTGGAAATACATGTTCTGTTTAGGATGAAAATTATAGATAAATTAAATTTAACCAGATGATGTACAAGCTTCAAATACGCTCTCAAAACAACAAATCCACCGGAATGTATGTAGGAATATAAACGGTCACCTTGCCCCAGGGTGGTGTGGCCACTAAAGCGCCATTACAACTTCTCTGTAACTGGAACCTGCTGCTGCCGGCTGACAAGCTCTGCCATAACAGGATATACAAAGTGATTATACTGAGGTCACATACAGTGGGATCTATGCAGGGTGGcatttcttcttcagtcttgaagcgctttaataaatcagatccccATTTTTCTGCATGGGCAAGGgcggatttatactttttgttccCCTAGGCCAAATAGCTTTTGCTGCTTCCCTGTTCCCGAAAAATAGCAGCCTTTGACACGGACATACACAAAACACACTTTGAAGCTATTCCACAAGAGCAAAAGAGagggaaaagaaagaggaagcaggagaggggagagagagaaagaacatatagaggggaaaaaaaaaaaaaaaaagagagagaggaagaggaggagagagaCAGGAAAAGGAGGAAGAACTGAGAAACTGTGAGGGGAGAGAGTGAGAGGAGAGAAAGACAGAGCCATAAAGGGGGTGGGGGTGAGAGAAGGGGAGAGGGGTAGAGAAAGGGAGACAAGGGGCGAGAGAGACAAATATGGGGGAGAGGAAGGGAAAgacaaagaaacaataaaaaaggggaaagagtGGGAGAGAGAAAAGGGGAGCAGaaaaagagatggagagagagaaggCAAAGAGGAGATGAGAAACTGTGAGAAAGTAAGAGTGGGAGAGGGGAAAGTGGGGAAAAAgaaggagagggagaaagagaggagagaaggagACAAGAGAAAAGAGAAGGTGGTAAAAGGAAGAGAGATTGAGAGACATAGGGTgatcagggtgatccagcaaacctggaatggatccaggattgaaaacatttgctattttttttttagcaaatgttttcaatcctggataagaaatcgtttccaggtttgctggatcacccagcttcacttatgtgTATTCCCTGAGGAcagccctaataaatcaggccaatagaaggagagagagagaatgagggaGGGAGTGAGAAGAGAAAAAGTGGGAAGACAGGGAAGATGGGAGATTGGGGGTATTAAGAGGGAAAATGGAGAGAGAAGAGTAATTGAATACAGTTGTAACCCGGCACAGATCTCTGCCCTGTATGTGACCTCGGTATAATCACCGTCACTTTGTGCTTCCTGTTACTGTGGATTTTGTTGGCCTGCAGCAGCAGGTTCCAGTTCCACATAGACATGTTGTAATGCCACAGCCTAATGGCCATGCCACCCTAAGCCATGGTCCAGTTGGTCTTGTGAAATATTTGTCTCTGTGCATGAGGAGACAAAACTTGCAGCTGCAGAGGCAGAGGGCAATTTTAGGATTTAAGTcagttaacaggaaactaaaataCAGAAAGTTACTGGCTTTGTGGATCAATGTTCAGCTACACAATGGAAGAGTAACACCCATCATTAATACTTAAAAATAGGATTGCTTTAAGGATTTGTTGGGCTTTAAATTCAACACTACAGAAAGGACCAGGCACCAGAAAAAACAGAGGAATCAAAAGAACTACATCTGCAAGGCTCCTCATCCAGTGAAggacaaaataatacaatttatactTTATTCTACATCTTGAATATATGCAACTCTAACTGCACTCTATTTAGACCTATTCTGCTCAGAGAATACCGGAATTAGTAAATGATGctcaaaatgtgtaaattatcaaaaaaatagGACTGCCAgagcaaaagtttttttgtagGAGGTCTGTTATAGTAACCAATAATTGTTAATTAGTTTTACATATAAGGGGGCATTAATAGCATTAGctacttatattattttttttctttgaaagttttgcaaacaaaattcctgaaaatattgacatttttatgttttctggtcCTCAGACACAGAGATCCATATTGGCTAAAACACTCCTAAAAAAAGGACTTTACCTTCTTTACAGTACAGATCATTCACTCTTTGAATATCCGCATTATCCAATTTCTCCCTTTGACCAATGGAAGCGTTAACACGGGGCACAATGGTCGGCCTGTCTTCTTTGTCTGCAAAAGCATTTCTGCAAGACAGGACAATTGCGGAGGTCACAAGTTGCAGCACCAACGGTCGGACAGCAAAGAGTATGCACATAGTAAGCCATTGGACAAACTGGGAAACTAGTCTTATTGGCTATCTTTTAATATGCCAAATCTATTCCATCattgtataaacaaaaatataaaattatgacCAGTCTGCCAAACATCCTACAATGAATCCTTCTGAATTCTTGTTTTATGTGGACAATGCTGGATTGAaatacccaggttctcccatactagtctatctttcccagtcttggagacctttattaccTTTAGACCTTTTGTTTGTCACTTGATGTATTAAAGGACCAATAGTGAGATGTGAAGGTGCAGTACTTATATCACCAATTGCCTGAAGTTTTGCTTAATACCATCTAAAATCAAAACATTATAAGAGCACATTTGACAATGGTAAGCTAATTGTGAATACCCAGAATAATGAAGGATGGAGCCCAGGGAATAGTTCCCTATCATGTTTGTTGTTTCATATTTGCAGAAGTTCTGTCTATatcctaaaaagaaagaaaaaacagacataagcataaaaaaatttagacaaaCCTCGGGGCTGCTTACAAAACAGCTTGAAGAACACCAAAAAAGGTAGAAACAAAAAAGTCAGTTAAAGTCTATCCAACAGATTTTATTGATATGGCATATCAACCTAACTTAAATACATCATGAATATATACAATGACTGGCCAAACAAGTGTCCCCAAGCCTGTAAGGTGCTTATTGGGGTAGAggtataatctggggtgcctctgggggcagtgttatgatcccgGGCACCTGTGGGGGTAGTAATATGATCCGGGGCgcctgtaggggcagtggtatgatccgTGGGGGGCCtctgggggcagtggtatgatccgTGGGGGGCCtctgggggcagtggtatgatccgGGGCACCtctgggggcagtggtatgatccgGGGCGCCtctgggggcagtggtatgatccgGGGCGCCTGTGGGAGTAGTGGTATAATCTGGGGCACCTGTGGGAGTAGTGGTATATTCTGGGGCACCTGTGGGAGTAGTGGTATAATCTGGGGCACCTGTTGGGAGTAGTGGTATAATCTGGGGCACCTGTGGGAGTAGTGGTATATTCTGGGGCACCTGTGGGAGTAGTGGTATAATCTGGGGCACCTGTGGGACTAGTggtataatctggggtgtctgtgggggcagcaGTATGATCCGGGGTTGCTTAAGTTGGTCAGTTCTAAAGTGTTCTGTGCCCAAAAAGTGAGGTTGTTCACTCCCAGGAATATACTAAATGACCAGGTTTATCCATCAATGGCTTTTCCCTTCCTGATGGGACAAATCTATTTCACAATGTCAATGGCAGGAATAATTGGGCTCAAATCGTGAAAAAGTGGATCGGGGAGCATAAGACAAAATTTTCACCCATGGATCAGCCACCACAGagcccagacctgaaccccatggaaaatctttgggatgagctagagaagactttacatGGCACTCCAACtgtcccatcatcaatacaagatcttaggGGAAAATCAGTGCAACTCTGGATAGAGATAAATCATGTGACATTATAGAAATATCAGAGTGTATGATTTTTTTGGGCAATGCATTTGTAATATAGATAAGGTCAGAATATGAACAGCTGAACTTGGATATTACCCGCTTTTATTGCATCCCAGTAAATCGTGACATAGTCATCCCGGTCAGCTCTCGAGTGCTCATGCCAGAATCCGATCACATGCAACAACTCATGTAGGACAATTCCTTTTCCTTTGGCCAGGCAATCAAAGTTTAGAGAAAGGACCTGCATCTTTCCCCTGCGACCAATACTGGAGTAACAGCTGGGAAACCAAATATATGCACTGTTGTTACATTGCTTCAAAATTcattatatttgtacaaataatCCCTTTGTTTATCGATGGGTTATCCTCCTAAACTTTAATTCTCTACCTGTAGCTCCCTTTTTTATATATCAGGTTATGAACTATAAATCAAGAAGTGGTTTCCAAATGTACTAATTAGTTCTGCTGGTCCTCTATCTGTGGTACGACTATCGGCTCTTCTGTACTAGACCTGGCCGTGGCTGATGCAGAAGTGGGGGGCCAATGCAGATTGAACGCATTCATGGTTTTGGAACCAGTGGTGGACCCAGCCATTGCGACCAAGCTCTTCTTCATAATCCTCGTGACCCAGAACTTCCAGGATCAGAGAGAAAGATGGGAGAACTATACAGCCACTTCTCCATTCAATTCTCTCTTCTACATtcaatttttagatttggatagaatggggacaggtctGAACCACTGCCAAATTTTACTGCTATATGGAGCTCTGTTAGAGAGATTCCCCTTACCagaaaggaaatgagaaaaattCTACCATCTTGGCCAACTTCTAAaggatgatattttttttttaaatattatttgaccACCAAGTACATTGGGCAAAGAATCATAAACATATGCCTACCTTTTCCAGATCAGCAATCTAACCAGAATTCCAGCCAGGTAACTTATTTTTGGAAAAAGGTCATCAATGACTGCTCCCAAAGATCTGCTTCCTCTATTTCCATGTTTGATAttaagatcaggcatgcacaaaaagaACTTtccgtgtaaaaaaaaaaatgccgatctcatacatggaagaagaggaagaagagccCTCGCTGGAACAAATGGGATGGTGCAGGGCCAACTGGACTAGGATCACAAACGAATCTACGATTTtccaccaggtttttttttttctactgatcgTTCGGCTTTTAATGTTTCCATTCAGAATTTGACTCAAGGCATACATGACATTCAATAGGTTAAAGAAGCCTGCTATATGATTTTTGCTGTTGACCAATACTTTGTTTCCAATATGGCTGCTGAccagtattttttatagtggGTCAAGaccagaaaagtaaataaaatcagGGTAAAGGTTTTGTTATTTGGGCATTCATTTATCCAAATAAGGTATGTAGTCTTAAAAGGTATGGTGAAACCCCAATGTTCCCCAAGGATGAATCTGAACTGGACTTTTCTCCAGGTTTCCCTCACTGCTTCagcttttgtaagtgtttttcaGAGTTTATAGTTTCTTTGTGGGGTTGTTGagttaaaattactatttttgtttttgaacagtTGCAAGGTGGAATATTTTTATCTTAGTTTGTGTCTGCCCCTTCAGGTAACACTAGCCCCTTCAGACATTAGTAGGGATATCACCCCTTTTCAGACCTTCCTCCAGGtcaccaatatattttataatagaaTGCTTTGCTTGGCATTTTTCGGGGAATACTGTGAGTTTCCATATGGGACTCAATATTTGAATAGAATGTTATGTTCCCCAGTCATCCTCTAAGGTGGGGAGTATAAAGTCTTATAGTGAGCAATTCTACTTTCAGATAAATGAAGTTTAAAGGTTCTTTACCGCTATACATcccaaacacatacaaaatacaatatatttgaaaaaagttttaggtttttGCATGTTTAGGTAATTTAGTTGTGGATAGTTACATTGTGGGTTAGgttataaaaagacataaatccatcaagttcaaccactagggaaataaacatatcccagatataaaaccctataagacatagttggtccagagaaaggcaaaaaaaccccgggtacaatttgctccaacaggggaaaaaaatccctcctgattccatgaggcaattggatgttccttggatcaacagtctctgttatctttactttaaatccttaatccccagttatattctgtgctcctagaaatCATCaagctttctcttaaagcaatctatagaacttgctgaaactacttcctgagggagccgattccacattttcacagaccttacagtggagaatcctttccttatccggagcttaaacttcttttcctccagacacaaagagcgcccccttgtgctttgtattgatcttacagtgaataatggggaagagtcttctctatatggaccgtttatatattcatacaaggtgatcatatcccccccttatacgtctcttctaaagggagaatagattcagttcagctaatctctcctcatagctgagctcctccattccttttattagtttagttgttcttctctgcactctctccctttttgaagataggaaccacattggccttacgccaatccatcggtaccaaaaataatggctttgaaataacagagctcagctctttgagtggggacaagttaaaaaaaaaactggaacccCATTGTGAAGATTTGCCCCTTAGGGCTTTAAAACCTTCATTGTTTTCCATCTGGGTAAGGAACCAGCATGAGTCTAACAGCACTGCAGAACAGAGATGGGGACCCTTGGATACATAAactttgtattaaataaatggCTTTTTTATTCTTAGTATAAAAGTATCTATTTACTGCAATTTGGAAACCTGTCTTCTAGATATCCCTGTTCCCCAAACAAGCCATTATTGAGGATATCATACGGGATATTCCTTACCCTAGGCCGGGCATGATTGAGATATAATCCCGTTGGCCTGTATGATTCACAAAGCGGATACATGTAGTGGCGTGGAGGTCATCGAAGGCTGCATTTATGACCTGTATGTGCTGTGGCTCTGCAAGTAGAAGCCGTTACAAACAAACACAATTGCATCTCAATACAGAACAAAATACAAATCAGAACATTTATAAAAGACAATTCTAGAAAACAGACAGCTTTGTTGTTTTAAACTACAATAGTTaataaaaactgaactccagacaaacaaaTTAAGGCAGCTCtgtgtaaaaacacaatatttccCAGAGCTGTTGTGCTGCTCTAATTTGTTTTAGCCACTTCCGGTCTACATGCACGTACTCCAGTGCTGGCTACATCTTGCTTGGGATTTAGCTAGCTCAGGACACTTCACTCAGCGTTCTtgcactagtgccgagccccctagctctgctgagcatttccctACACCTGCTGTTTAAGTCAGTGCtccccctgtccagctcctgtgctaacccctaattgcccagtctggtgtttccctgcctgttcccttgtgctgttccagtgttcccctgtgtctgcagtgttcCCCTTGTCCGCCATGCCATCTGTGCTTCCTGccgcttcctgtgtctcctgtgttccctgtgtctgtgatggccccccgtgtcactggtgtttatttcctggatccctggtatttgacccctggcttgttcctgacctttcttgctttcCGCCTGCCTCTACCcctgccttccttgacaattcttctgtctAGTGAGTTGATATCGTGCATCATCCAGCCCACTTTGGTGTggccaaggaccgcaacctggcagtaaccagcagtgccacatattcaccactagaggctctggagaagacctggttactgcttagactccgcaccttggcccttcccacACCACTCCTGTACAAGCCGTAGCACCCGCTAGTGGCCCcatctccccaagcatgacagcactgagatggagcgaTTCCACCCAAGGCAAACCAGAAACACAATCAATGAACTTTTAAAAGACATTTCTTTTCCAACACACCTTCATTTAGTCAGAGAACTCAAACAACAATAGCAAATAACATGTAGCAAAGCACCCACAAGCATTGGGAGGGATACCAGCTGCCTTGGAAAGTACCAGTCTGTCCAATACTGACTTTTCCCAAGTCCATACAGGATAGCACTGAGAGGACGAACGAGAACTTGCCCAGCTGGGGTGGAAGGGGACCTTTGCTCACAACACCTTCCTCCCAAAGGACTTATGAGTGAAGAGAATATTTACTAAACATGgatgacagaaaaaaataactctaCGAAGTGGCTGCTTTACATATTTTGGTCTGGGATGGCTCCGGCCCTCTCAGCCTACAAACCTGACCAAACTCTGGTACTGTGTGCCATTTGGGATAAGGGACTTATAATACAATAGGCTTCCTGAAAAGCTAATTTAATCCAATGGGCAATGGAACCTTTGGGGGCATTTTACCTCCTTCTGTTGCCTGAATGAAAGAGAAAATGGCTTCTggctttctaaatattttattgggtttAGGACAGGCTTATACACAGTTCATTGG belongs to Pyxicephalus adspersus chromosome 2, UCB_Pads_2.0, whole genome shotgun sequence and includes:
- the ASTL gene encoding astacin-like metalloendopeptidase, translating into MISLVLAICLLGAGGMTGAVSTTNLPASKMSSVDDILKINQRLSSEGSGNGEIFEGDILMQKSPTVFSPDFIKWIKKGDKVIIPYVLDPSYQPQHIQVINAAFDDLHATTCIRFVNHTGQRDYISIMPGLGCYSSIGRRGKMQVLSLNFDCLAKGKGIVLHELLHVIGFWHEHSRADRDDYVTIYWDAIKAGYRQNFCKYETTNMIGNYSLGSILHYSGNAFADKEDRPTIVPRVNASIGQREKLDNADIQRVNDLYCKEEHVFPVSPPQIFPCDPETTKQNDEIKIGPTPITVSTSRQESRFISTSSYSATEEPAYTSASNSLVTQKLEFPPITDFSTNYKPDLNSAARSFSTPNEFDPSPATHSSVTEEPEIRIALVSSTTQELDLGLALISSKSQEHDLSLVLNSSNTQEHDLSLVLNSSDTQEHDLSLVLNSSDTQEHDLSLALNSSTTEEPNCSSAPTFSDSHKPKHNPVSTTMDSQKLEFSSHKIGFIFNLVAALVARQKAAQNRSQKYSEKPSFEPTASIGLKVDVLNTLNPTVQTSGNLTHDSPIVSTTAGMFQLKEKIKELLSTSIKTNKNVDSGLFLSLERVNVATTQKTGHANLGKSTMETKSAINTSETTTILGNLSRPGSQISIAATKFKENTDSKKSESSFIFLRTGIPEQAINDNWHSGNKDGVGLSDGHLRTDLKILGKRSLSESGETTAGFLKASPQMKSSVLKSLHGIFSHARPSIVTIKPESLCGFEAGICGWRQSTDDDLDWSLALGSVSPSTGRFKAGGLHLSLKSHQRKLIPAQRARLVSPITQPVNCFSLWYGYQHSNVGSLNIYIISDNGPKTLLWSAGGQKRRRWTKAQIDLQQLPGYHNMQISINVIF